The genome window TGAGAATGGAGGCTAAAATGTTGAAGCAACAGGAGAGAAAGAGCTTTGTTCCCTGATactcttttctgtcttctttaagCCAATgtcattttgtctttgttttcatcTCTCAGAGCCAAAACTATCCTAAACTAAACACACTTTTACAGGCATTTTTAATCAGCACAGTCCTACCGAAGTAAATTAACTGGGTAGGTAGTTAGGAAGTAAACAAGCTAAATTCCTGAAGAAAAAGGCCTatgtaaaacaattttattagagAATTAGTATCTCAtggcaacaaatatttttatcagtAGAGTTTTAAAAAGTCCATTATGTGAATTTCCGGCAATGAGATTAATTTGTGTACAATATTCACAAAGTTCTCCAAAAATATCTCagagagctttaaaaatgttAGTTTTACCTGCCAGTGTATACCAAAAGTTGCAGCTAACATCCTATTTCACATATGAAGAAGATGGAGGGTTGAAGAGAGCAAGAATATATAAtacttttctatttatattcattttagaaGGCCAGAATAGAACAATAGGCAGATAATTCTACAGTTCCACTACCTGTAGTGTCTTTCTGCAAGGATTCTTTTTCTTCAGATCGAGCAGCCTCGGTCACTGCCCTTTTACTGTAGATCtcctttttctggtttttgtctGAGAGGTCCTCATCCCCAGTGATGAGAACTTGAACTTGAGCATCTGGAATAATGATGTCATTTGATcccagggagaaggaaaagataaCACAAGCAAGTAatccaccccctccaccccaaacaaaaacaaaaacaaaaacctttttaTGTATTAGGAAAAGAAGCATCTCTTAGGCTCAACCATGTAAAAGTTGTGACAGTTTTAAGGACTTTATGACATATGACAGTTTTGGGGGGTTTAGAAAGTTTTCCATATTCTTCTGTGTACGATCACTTTAAACAAAATCTGTTCTTTGCTGATTTGAtgcaacagtttaaaaaaaaatccagatcagGTATCTTTCAAAGTAGTAAAGTACATCTGAACAAACCTTTTCAAAATTTTTGTCACTTAGGGGGCAAATTTTGATATTTCATATAATCCTAGAAAAGCATCTATATCATCtagattttatatattatactcatataattttttaaaatctcctgaGGTTAAATTTGTCTaatgctttctattttctttctgtttttcttggtcATACTTGCTAGAGATTTATCTACCTTATTGGTCTTTTAAAatcagctcttttcttttttattgtatgaGAAAACTCAAGTGCAAAATAATAATGttggtaaataaattaaaaatcaccAATACAACAACTAGGATACAGTTATCAAGCAGTTAATATGGTTATGTTTTTTACAATGGATTGACAAGAGATTCACTTCCTATCTCTAAGAATGAATATTTTTCAACAAAGCAGTCAGAAAGGCAATAGAGGTTACTAAAAACAACATAATGAACACCAATGTGTCTACTATAGAGCTTAAGAAATAAGATAAAACATTACAGATATAATGATATAATGATAATGATACCCTGTGTAAAGCCTCAATGATACCATTCTCTCTTTTCAGTAGCAACCTTAAGCTCAATTTAGAGTTCGTCAATCTCAAGGATGTTCTTGAACTTTTTACTATACAGTGTTGCATGTATTAGTCAACAAGGTACTGGATtgttttgcatgtctttaaacTTTATGTAAAGGGTATAATACTCTGTGTAcctttaagtaacttgccttttACACTCAGTATTACGATTGGGGGATTTACTCTTAGTGACTCTAATTAACTCATTCTCAGTGTTATGTAGAATTCTATGGAATTAATATATCAATTTTCACCTGTTGATAAACTTTaggctatttctaattttttaatattgaaaagcaTTACAATGAACATTACTATAAAATTTCTTTGTAGGTTGTATgagtttcaaatatcttctctcagtcTGTGTCTTGTCTTTGAATTATTTATGATGTCTTTCGGTGcacaaaatttttcattttaataataccacttattttctttttccttcatggtCTGTGCTTTGtgtgtcttatttaagaaatcattATTTCATGGTCAAAGGGCAGTCATCTAAATTCTAAAAGCTTAAAGATTTCCTTTTTACATTTAATATCATTTGGACTACATTTTTGTTTAGTGTGCAGCAGGGAtctatctgattttattttttcttacatataTAATCAATGGCCCAAACACTATTGAATAGTTCACCCTTTCTCCAGGATTCTTATGTCATCTGTGTCATATATTAGTTTCCACATTCATGCGTGTGTTTCTGGGTCAACATGTTATTCcacttttctttgtttattcctTTGCAAGTGAggtcttaaatatatatattttatatatatataaattatatataaattttatatatgtatatacacacacacacacacacacacacacacacacacacacacacacacatataagtcTTTTGATGTCTGGTATGGCAAGTTCCCTTACCTTATTCTTTAAATATACTTCTtgattttccaaaaaaatttgGAATCAGCCTGTCAAGTTCCATGAAAAATTCTACTGGAATTTTGAGCAACGATTCATTGAATTTATTTAAGTCTTCCTTAATATATTTCAATGAAGCTTTATCATTTTCTCTACATTAGTTTTGCATGTCCTTTGTTAGATTCATTTCTAAGtacttattttttgttgtttttaaaaaagtatcttaaaaaaatctttttcattaTGTATCAGAAGACATGTATCAAAAAATGCACAGAGAACTCAGTGAATTGGTAAAAAGTGAACATGTACCcaggtttaaaaaaatacctgCCTAGAACCCTACATGCTCTCCCCTCATTCTTTCAATCTCCCCCAGGCTGAGCATAACACCCCATTTTAAATGCAACAAATTACTTatatttctgaactttatataaatggaataatacagcaCATAGCCTTTATGTCTTGCTTTCTTCTCTTACATTATATTTGTAAGATTTGTTAAGTGTTAAAACATGTATTTGTCTTTTACTCAGTCTCATTTACTGGTTACTATTCAACAGTGTTAATATGCTACAATTCACTCATACTACTTGAAAAATAATGgcatagtaaatataaaaataatggcaTCTGGGTAATTGCCAGTTTGGAGCTATTATGAAAACTGCTGTAAAGCATATTCATGTGGCAGAGGAGACACCACCACAGTTGCCACCACCTCCGGGATTTCTGGCTCTTTTCTCTTCATCTTAAATTCGGGTGTCTTTTATGAATAATCAAAAGCAGCAAAAGGCAACGCTATCAGGCTAGCgttttaaaaccagaaaaagagatgaaaaagagaGGTTTGACTCTACTCAGTTTCAAGACTGCATTATTCAAGGCTTAAATGAAACTGGTACTGATTTGGAAGCAGTAGCAAAGTTTCTTGATGCTTCTGGAGCAAAACTTGATTACTGCCGATATGcagaaacactctttgacattctGGTGGCCGGTGGAATGCTGGCCCCAGGTGGTACactggcagatgacatgatgcgtACAGATGTCTGTGTGTTCACAGCACAAGAAGTCCTAGAGGCCATGTAAGCATTTGCTCAGGTTTTTAACAAGTTAATCAGGTGCTACAAATACCTGGAGAAAGGTTTTGAAGATGAAGTTAAAAAGCTGCTGCTGTTCTTAGAGGGTTTTTCAGAGTCGGAGAGGAAAAAGCTGGCTATGTTGGCCGGTGTTCTTCTGGCTAATGGAACACTTAATGCATCCATTCTTAGTAACCTTTATAATGAGAATTTGGTTAAAGAAGGGGTTTCAGCAGCTTTTGCTGTAAAGCTCTTTAAATCatggataaatgaaaaagatatcaATGCAGTAGCTACAAGTCTTCGGAAAGTGAGCATGGATAACAGACTGATGGAACTTTTTCCTGCCAATAAACAAAGCAATGAACACTTCACAAAGTATTTTACTGAGGCAGGCTTGAAAGAGCTTTCAGAGTGTGTTTGGAATCAGCAAACCATAGGAGCTCGTAAGGAACTCCAGAAAGAACTTCAAGAACAGATGTCTCGTGGTGATCCATTTAAGGATAAAATTTTGTATGTCAAGGAGGAGATGAAAAAAAACAACATCCCAGAACCAGTTGTCATCGGAATAGTATGGTCCAGTGTAATGAGCACCGTGGAATGGAACAAAAAAGAGGAGCTTGTAGCAGAGCAAGCCATCAAGCACTTGAAGCAATACAGCCCTCTCCTTGCTGCCTTTATGACTCAAGGTCAGTCTGAGCTGACTCTGTTACTGAAGATTCAGGAGTATTGCTATGACAACATTCATTTCATGAAAGCCTTCCAGAAAATAGTGGTGCTTTTTTATAAAGCTGAAGTTCTGAGTGAAGAACCCATTCTGAAGTGGTATAAAGATGCACATGCTGCCAAGGGGAAAAGTGTCATCCTTGAGCAAATGAAAAAGTTTGTAGAGTGGCTCAAAAATGCTGAAGAAGAATCTGAGTCTGAAGCTGAAGAGGGTGACTGAATTTGAAACTACACCCTCAGTAAAACAAACAGGAGTCGCAGATAAAATGTCATGTCTCATGTGTCCTGGTTCTTACATCTTCCTACCTCCCTATATCAAGCATGATATAAGGGCTTTCATGGCAAAGTTTATTTTAACTGTTTCTATGGTTACTGGAAATGTTGGATTTAGTTTCTAAAACCATGTTTTAGAACTAGTCTATCTGGGagaatccttctttgtctcttccagcttctagtgaCCCCTAGTGCTCCCTGGCTTTGGacagcataactccaatctctgctcctgtcttcacatggcctcctctcctctttttataagtaCACTAATCATTGGATTTAAGGCCCACCCTACATCCAGGATGATATAACCTAGAGATCTTTAactaatgacatctgcaaagaccctatttccaaataacatcACATTCTGAAGTTTCctgtggacatgaattttggggcaaTTACTACTTAACCCATAAAacagatttttgtttcattttgttattccatgtttttattgttgagtcCTAATTTAGCTACAGTGTAGTCAAAgaagctgttctttttttttttcacacacacacacacacactgtattttatttttacaagagataaatagactgacaccgagcattgtacatggatgaccacaacaaaagcaacaatgattgcaattaccaaacatgaaatacACTCATACTatatcataatattgacattcagtccagtaatcctccactgtaacagctcctttactttgcagtgaaaattgatttgtatattctttgcctctgagtccttgtgggatttttttttttttaattcagacagaaagtcacaaaaattactcatcctcatcagttcattcagtcccatgtaattaattttttttttatcttgatcttttgttagcacttttatgagttcatcagtttttcattagagttctgaaaatgcttattcattcagttcagcagtacagtcagttaccagaaaccagtacttgtcagagtcttttctatgaatttcttgaagatgaaacccttttacaggaacatatttgcaaaagcatcagagtacacccagaactgtctgtaaatgacaaaagacttaaaaatgaccacagttaaagatttgatgacagttcataataatgcagttgacatgaaaattagttatttctgagatatacattttaaagtaataactaggattatgacttataacattataccagaacatataagatttttagaaatttcatgtaatgtctgaaacatttatattaacatatttccatatatatttccatacaaatacaaatataagatttttagaaatttcatgtaatgtctgaaacatttatattaacataattccagacatatttccatacaaatacaaatataagatttttagaaatttcatgtaatgtctgaaacatttatattaacatatttccatacaaataacccaatgaaagtttagtattagttgttttgtttgtttgtttttttatactgcaggttcttattaggcatcaattttatacacatcagtgtatacatgtcaatcccaatcgcccaattcagcacaccaccatccccaccccaccgcagttttccccccttggtgtccatatgtccattctctacatctgtgtctcaacttctgccctgcaaaccggctcatcagtaccatttttctaggttccacatacatgcgttaatatacaatatttgtttttctctttctgacttacttcactctgtatgacagtctctagatccatccacctctcaacaaatgactcaatttcgttcctttttatggctgagtaatattccattgtatatatgtaccacatcttctttatccattcgtctgttgatgggcatttaagttgcttccatgacctggctattgtaaatagtgctgcaatgaacattcgggtgcatgtgtctttttgaattacggttttctccgggcatatgcccagtagtggtattgctgggtcatatggtaattctatttttagttttttaaggaacctccatattgttctccatagtggctgtatcaatttacattcccaccaacagtgcaagagggttcccttttctccacaccctctccagcatttgttgtttgtagattttctgatgatgctcattctaacaggagtgaggtgatacctcattgtagttttgatttgcatttctctaataattagtgatgttgaacatcttttcatgtgcttcgtggccgtctgtatgtcttctttggagaaatgtctatttaggtcttctgcccatttttggattggggtgtttgtttctttaatattgagctgaatgagctgtttatatattttggagattaatcctttgtccgttgattcgtttgcaaatattttctcccattctaagggttgtcttttcgtcttgtttatggtttcctttgctgtgcaaaagctttgaagtttcattaggtcccacttgtttatttttgtttttatttccattactctaggaggtggatcaaaaaagaccttgctgtgatttatgtcaaagagtgttcttcctatgttttcctctaagagttttatagtgtccagtcttacatttaggtctctaatccattttgagtttagttttgtgtatggtgttagggagtattctaatttcattcttttacatgtagctgtccagttttcccagcaccacttattgaagagactgtcttttctccattgtatatctttgcctcctttgtcatagattagttgaccataggtgcgtgggttaatatctgggctttctatcttgttccattgatctatgtttctgtttttgtgccagtaccatattgtcttgattactgtagctttgtagtagagtctgaagtcagggagtctgattcctccagctccatttttttccctcaagactgctttggctattcggggtcttttgtgtctccatacaaattttaagatgatttgttctagctccgtaaaaaatgccattggtaatttgatagggattgcattgaatctgtagattgctttgggtagtatactcattttcacaatgttgattcttccaatccaagaacatggtatatctctccatctgttggtatcatctttaatttctttcatcagtgtcttatagttttctgcatacaggtcttttgtctccctaggtaagtttattcctaggtattttattctttttgttgcaa of Eschrichtius robustus isolate mEscRob2 chromosome 15, mEscRob2.pri, whole genome shotgun sequence contains these proteins:
- the LOC137777523 gene encoding eIF5-mimic protein 2-like, which encodes MLLEQNLITADMQKHSLTFWWPVECWPQVFNKLIRCYKYLEKGFEDEVKKLLLFLEGFSESERKKLAMLAGVLLANGTLNASILSNLYNENLVKEGVSAAFAVKLFKSWINEKDINAVATSLRKVSMDNRLMELFPANKQSNEHFTKYFTEAGLKELSECVWNQQTIGARKELQKELQEQMSRGDPFKDKILYVKEEMKKNNIPEPVVIGIVWSSVMSTVEWNKKEELVAEQAIKHLKQYSPLLAAFMTQGQSELTLLLKIQEYCYDNIHFMKAFQKIVVLFYKAEVLSEEPILKWYKDAHAAKGKSVILEQMKKFVEWLKNAEEESESEAEEGD